tatattcgaacaccggaaatgttccggagaagtttcggataaaaccggagtgccggagggttaccggaaccccccgggggaactaatgggccacatgggccttagtggagagagagaggggcggctagggcaggccgcacgcccctcccccttgggtccgaattggactagggaagggggggccgcgccccctttccttctccctctctccctctgcttccttccccctctcttcccttgttggaaacctactaggaataggattcctagtaggaatcctacttggggcgcgccccaggagggccggccggcctcccccttgctcctttatatacgggggcagggggcaccctagaacacacgagttgacagttgtcttagccgtgtgcggtgcccccctccacagatttctacctcggtcatatcgttgcagtgcttaggcgaagccctgcgtcggtaacttcatcaacaccgtcatcacgccgtcgtgctgacgaaactctccctcgacctcagctggatttagagttcgtgggacgtcaccgagttgaacgtgtgcagatcacggaggtgccgtacgttcggtgctaggatcggtcggatcgtgaagacgtacgactacatcaaccgcgttgtcataacggttccgctttcggtctacgagggtacgtagacaacactctcccctctcgttgttatgcatcacctagatagatcttgcgtgatcgtaggaatttttttgaaattactgcgttccccaacaaacttTGCTTGGAGGCTTGCAAATGACTCAATTGCGATATGGAAAAACAAACAGAAACGCAAACTTGAGATTACTGCTATTTGTCCAATCTACTGTTGTGAAGATGAGGACTCTTTTCATACTTTCTGTACCTGCATCAATGCATGACGCTTGTGGCAAGCAATGAATGCTGAATTGGAGCTCCCGGATGTTACTAAGATATTACACACTGGCAGAGAATTGTTCGTCCAGCTTGTCTCTGATTTGAGTGAACGTGTCCGGCTGCACACAATGATGTTGCTTTGGCGAATTTGGCATGTCAGAAATGAAATAGTTCACCATAAACCAGCACCACCAGTTGATGTATCTTTTCGTTTTCTAACTAGCTATATTTCCTCCCTGAATTCTATTGCTACTGATCCGACGGCGGACCACACCAAAGGCAAGTACCAATCTCAAGTATGCTTCCCTCTGTTAGCACCCACACACAATGTTAAGTGCCCGGTCCTTAGCCTGTGGGAACCACCAATGGCTGGACGTGTGAAGCTGAACACAGATCGGGGTGGAATAGGAATGATCTTGAGAGATGATGGAGGTGGCATTATCTTTAGCTCGTGCAGGTATTTATTTGACTGTAATGATGTTCTAGAGACTGAAATTCTTGCTATAAGGGACGGACTCATGCTTGCATTGAAGTGGAGCAACCGACCAATCGATATAGAATCAGACAGTAAGCAGTCAAGATGGTGCAAAGCAGAGATACTAATAGATCAAAATATGCCTTCTGATAAAGGAGATCCAAGAAAGTTTGATCGAGCGTAATTCTTGTATTACTCATGTTGGTCGCACAAAAAATTATGCTAGTCATTGTCTGGCAAATTTTGAAAGATCACAATGCCGAACTGTTGTGTGGCTTGGGTCTGGTCCAAATGAACTTCTCGACATTGCAGTCGTGACTGTAATTCTTGATTTTGAGTAATACAAGTATTATCCTGCAAAAAAAAACTTGCTAGGTTAACtagttttcttctctcttttttgcggGGGGCTAGTTTTTATTCAACTAaggattggtttgaggagcctcTTCTTATAGACAAAGTAATTGTTATTTCAAATTAATAAAATTGTTCATACAGAAGAAGAAAAACGACTCCATTCTTTAGGAGGCTAAATTTAGTAATTTATCACCTAAAAAATCGAGCAGGAAATTATCATAATTCCTaggctccaaaacttgtgaaatACCGCTAAAAAAAACTCGTGAAATGAACTGTAAAAAAGAACTGGTGAAAGGCAGCAGTTTGCGGGCCGAGGCCCCACCCCGGATGTCGTAACGGTCTCAACGGCTTTCTCGCCTCCCGCCACTCTCTCGTCGCCTCTCACTCCCCTCCCCTCCACATACACATTccctcccttctcctcctctcgCAATTCTCTCCACCACGGTCTCGCCCACAGCCTCCAGCAAGAGCCTATGAGAGATAGCGACGGCGAAGGGGCCGGCGGCGGAGTCCCGCGCTCGCACCCCTCCAACATCCCGCTGCCGATGTCGCACTCCGACCCCAACTACTCGGGCACGGACGACGAATGCTCCAACAGGCAGAGCAGCTCGTCGGCGACGGGCGGGTTCTACAATGACTACCCATCCAGCTTCAGCGGCGAGTGCTCGCCGTACAACATGTCCCCTTGGAACCAGACCATGGCGTCCCCCTGGTCCCACCACAGCGAGGCGTCCATGGCCGCGCCCGCGATGGCGCCCGGCACCAGCCTCATCAGCTCGCTCGTCAGGGAGGAAGGCCACATCTACTCTCTCGCCGCCAAGGGCGACGCGCTGTACACTGGCTCCGACAGCAAGAACATCCGCGTCTGGCGCAAGCAGAAGGACTCCGGCGGCTTCAAGTCGTCCAGCGGCCTCGTGAAGGCCATCGTCATCTCCGGCGAGCGCATCTTCACGGGCCACCAGGACGGCAAGATCCGGGTGTGGAAGGTGTCGCCCAAGAACGGCCTGCACAAGCGCGTGGGCAGCCTGCCGCGGCTGCGCGACTTCCTGCGCGGCTCTCTCAACCCGTCCAACTACGTCGAGGTGCGCAAGAACCGCTCGGCGCTCTGGATCCGGCACAGCGACGCCGTGTCGTGCCTGAGCCCCACGGACGCCGGCCAGGGCCTGCTCTACTCCGGCTCCTGGGACCGCACCTTCAAGGTGTGGCGCATCAGCGACTCCAAGTGCCTCGAGTCCGTGGTGGCGCACGACGACAACGTGAACGCCATCGTGGCGGCGTACGACGGGCTGGTGTTCACCGGCTCCGCGGACGGCACGGTCAAGGTGTGGAAGCGGGAGGTGCAGGGGAAGGGGACCAAGCACTCGCCCGTGCAGACGCTGCTGAAGCAGGAGCACGCCGTGAACGCGCTCGCCGTGAGCGCCGTCGCGCCGGTGCTCTACTGCGGCTCCTCCGACGGGCTCGTCAACTGCTGGGAGGGCGACAGCAAGCTCGTCCACGGGGGCGTGCTTCGCGGGCACAAGAAGGCCGTCTTCTGCCTCGCCGCGGCGGGAGCGCTCCTCTTCAGCGGCTCCGCCGACAACACCATCATGGTCTGGCGGCGCGACGCCGGCGTGCACTCCTGCCTCTCCGTGCTCTCCGGCCACACCGAGCCGATCAGGTGCCTCGCCGTCGTGGAGTACAACAAGGAAAACGTCGCGGCCGCTGCCGCAGAGACAGGAGACAACAGCGGCGTGGGGCGGTGGATCGTCTACAGCGGCAGCCTCGACAAGTCGATCAAGGTGTGGCGCGTTACCGACGAGCCGGCGGACACGCTGCTCGGGGGCCCCGGCGAGGGGTCGCAGATGTTTGACCGGTACCCCGGCGACCCGTTCGGGGCAAGCAGCTCGACATCGTTCCGCTAAGGTCGTCGATACGTACGCCCCAACGGAACGCACAAGTTTTGAACATCTTGACGGATTAAGCAAAGGAGTTTCTggattttgttcatatatatactGTTGAAGACGATCGGTGAGAAGTGAACGGCACGAAAACATCATGCCCGGGCATATACATACATCTGGAGTTGTGATATAGTGACGGATCTAGGTAAGTTTGCTGCCTTTCAGAGCGTCAGGGCCAAGGGACATTTTGGCGCATGCTTATATATTTGTTGTGTAATAGTTGAACTTAACTTGATTTTATGTTCTATATGGCAAAATCAATAAATGACCAATTAATTAAGTTCTAACTTTCGTGGATCTTTTCTATTTAGATGATTATATTTTGTTTGTAACTGTAACCAAAAATTACATTTTCAGTGCTTATCTTCTGTCTTGTTTCGTACTAACTGTGAACGGTTTGTCGAATTGAACCAAACTTGTTTTCTGGAAGAAAAAAAACAAGAGTGGGCTTGACGCGTCATATTTCTACTCACTCTTTCATGTTTTCCTAATGATACTAAATACATAAAAAACAAAGTTTAAAAAGAAAACATCATGTTTGCTATTTGCAAGTTGCCTAAAAATACAACTTGCATCAGTCGATTTAGTAAGAGGAGTCGATGGTGATGCGCAGCCAAAGGAGGAGACAGGGGTAGCACGGCCAACCACGACGTCCCAGAAATGCCGAGCCGGGAGTGACCCGGAGTCGAGGACCGAAGCAGCTGGTCGCCGCGTCACTAGCTAAGGGGAATCAGAGGTTGACGGAGCGGAATGCTCACCCACGCTAGAGAGGAGGTTGTGATTAGAGAGATGGTTGGAGGAGGCGGTGGTCAGCAGTTCGGCTAATGTCGTTGGACGGCTCAAAGGGAGGAGGTAGGAGAAGATGAAAATCTAGAGGCACAATTTTAGTTTTTCATCGGCAATTGTCAACTGTCAAATAGAGCTCCTTACGAACAAAACATACATTAGGAGAGAAGTCTCTCCTCCAAAGCAAACACGAAACTAGGGTTCCCGTCTCCCGTCCGTGGTACCACCGATCTGCCTCGTCTccagtggccttagggccatggggcgCGGTGGATCCCGGCTCATGCCATCGGAGGGCTTCGTATTTAACTGATTCTTtaagttttgttagagtttgtgtcctgctcaggaaggcgagatgaCAGCGGCTTCATGAAGATGCAATaaagttctccccgcctagcccctatCCCGGTGTTTGCTTCTAGCATCGT
This window of the Triticum aestivum cultivar Chinese Spring chromosome 5D, IWGSC CS RefSeq v2.1, whole genome shotgun sequence genome carries:
- the LOC123125520 gene encoding protein JINGUBANG, whose amino-acid sequence is MRDSDGEGAGGGVPRSHPSNIPLPMSHSDPNYSGTDDECSNRQSSSSATGGFYNDYPSSFSGECSPYNMSPWNQTMASPWSHHSEASMAAPAMAPGTSLISSLVREEGHIYSLAAKGDALYTGSDSKNIRVWRKQKDSGGFKSSSGLVKAIVISGERIFTGHQDGKIRVWKVSPKNGLHKRVGSLPRLRDFLRGSLNPSNYVEVRKNRSALWIRHSDAVSCLSPTDAGQGLLYSGSWDRTFKVWRISDSKCLESVVAHDDNVNAIVAAYDGLVFTGSADGTVKVWKREVQGKGTKHSPVQTLLKQEHAVNALAVSAVAPVLYCGSSDGLVNCWEGDSKLVHGGVLRGHKKAVFCLAAAGALLFSGSADNTIMVWRRDAGVHSCLSVLSGHTEPIRCLAVVEYNKENVAAAAAETGDNSGVGRWIVYSGSLDKSIKVWRVTDEPADTLLGGPGEGSQMFDRYPGDPFGASSSTSFR